CGAGGGACTGGAGTTCATTTGGGAGCACATCAGGCCATGGTCTCAACCCTATGCTTGATGTAAAATGGCTTAAAACAATGATGATAATGAAGGAGGTTGAGATTGGACAACTCCTAGCCATGGAAGAAAGGCGTAAAGAAGAAGTTGGTGGAGGGAGAAGCAGgaaagggggtatttatagagaaGGAATTTGCAAGAAAACTAGCATGAAATCTTGGTTGGCAGAGAAGATCTTTGGTATTTGGCTTGAAAACGAAGTCGGGCCTAGCATGTATGTTTTTCCAGAGATACGCAATGACGACCGTTGGGATTCCATTCCCATTCATTAAAATACCATGACTTTCACgttaaaaacaaatgaatcGTGACTTGTGGCGATTgatcaaatttcaaaactcgTGAAGTtgaattaagtttgaaaattttgaaaatcaactttgtttgtttgaaatttggCTTTCTTGTTACCAAACCACGATACGAATTGAATCAAACCTACATTTAAGatttatgtataattatttaatgtttaatacttttttttatatgagacTCCACTAAAATTTACACAAATTGATTAGGAAATTTCCATGGTAACATTTTAATATCatatccaattttaatttatttaagtgCTGACGTATATGACTAAATTTAGATTGCTGAACTGAACCAAAAAAGTTTGAAACTTTTTTAGGACTCATTCAACTTGCTTTGTTGTCAAAATCAGTGACGGTAAACAAGGATCTGCTGAGATTTTCTTGTGGAATTGATCAAGGCATTGCGATGTTTTCAATcagatttcatttttcaaaattacagATTTTCTCTTCACTTGGAGATTCTTTAATATGGGTTTTTCCATGATAGAATCACACGTTGTGGACATCACCAAGATTTTTCTACGTTCAAAGATTTTGTTTGTATCCATCCAAAGATACATGCAAATCAACAATGTGGAATTTAAGATCACACAGCAACCCCACATTGTCTTGTTGAATCATCAACACCTCAAATCTCAAGTATTCTAACAAGTaatgaagatatttttaaagcttaataattttctaacaaattgtaaaaataatttcacatttaattattttaaaaagtcaaaACCATATATAATAAGTTTAAATTCCCAACGTTTTAAAcatgtatttaaaataaatcaacaagGGCATATGAAAAGTAAAAGTCAACAACAAACTAATATTATTTACATTGAACCTTCCCAGATTAATCCTTCAATACAACAATAAAGACTTCCATCAGAGCCAAACAAATATTTCTAGTCTAAGATCAAGCATATATCTATTTTGTGGGTAATAATCAATGATTTGTGATTACATATCATCAACTCAAATACCCGATCAAAATATAATCTTTTTGACCATATGTTCGAAGATGTCACATTGGTTTAAGGGTAGTCATTGGTTAGTCTCATCATCAgataaaaagttataaattactcaataatgtcaaatttcaagttatataatttatgtaGTCAATAGGTTGAATTGGATTGAATAATGTTAAATTACCATCGATATGTTATCTAAACGTGATTATTTCCCATTTGATGtaattataatttgtttaaaatcCATTTGATGGTAATtctaaaatgtgtttttaatctaaaaagtgttttatatGTGAGTAATATATGGAGTTGAATCACGGGGGCAATGATATAACATGATAATTAATGTATAGGTCAAATCATGATAATAATCAGATCAACAAAAGcaacaaattgaagaagtcaaaATATGTTGTGTTTGAGTTAGTTAAGAAATGAATTAGGCAGGTCAACAATTGTATGagtatacaaaaataattaattaaccttaatggaaaccattacttttatcatttttaagttATGCTTGCGTATCGTGTTGAAAATTCCTATTGTGACCCTTCAATGGCTTAATGAGCTAGGCATTATCATTTGATTATAGCGCATGGAATAGTGATAAGACCTTTGAGTATTCATGccacttatttaaaaataataataatgataattaattgGAACTAAAATAACTCAATTAATTACTATTTCCCAACCCATTACTCCTGCAAAGACGCCTGCAGAAGTAACAGCTGACAATTTCGTGTATTCAGGCCTACGTGTGCCTGGTAACACCTCAACCCTCTTCAATGCCGCCATCAACTCAGCATCTGTTCATAAGTTCCCAGTCTTGAATGGCCTTGGCGTCTCCGTGGCACGAGCAGACATAGCCCCTGGCGGTGTGCTTCCAATGCACACTCACCCCGGCGCTACAGAGATAATTCTTGTAGCCAAGGGCTGTGTCACTGCTGGTTTAATTTCTTCGGATAATACCGTCTACTTGAAGACAGTCGAAGAGGGGATATCATGGTTTTCCCTCAAGGGTTGCTGCATTTCCTGGTGAATACTGGTGGGACGCAGGCACTTCTTTGGGTTAGCTTCGGTAGCCCGAGCCCTGGCCTCCAAATCCTTAACAATGCTCTGTTTGTAACTTGGCTTCTGAATTGATAGAGAAGACCACTCttcttgatgatgatgaagtgAAGAGACTCGAGGCTCTTTTTGGTGGTTCTGGGTAATTCAGCTTGGCAAGAACTTGTTAATTTCTTGTCACCCTCCTATTAAGTATGTAATCACTTTAATTAGTCTTTCAAGCTATTGATTCTTTGGATCAATGGCATGTGTGGAGTTCTATATTTGGTTTTCCAGTGTGAGATTAATTACCTTGTAATAATGTTCGCATATTGGTTTGCAACATCAAATGTGGACCAACCGTTCTCACTTTAATttgtgttttttgaaaacacaaaaaaccgTTCTCAGAAACTGTTTTccagaatagttttcaaaaatagcaacCAAATAGGCCCTTAGTTTCTCTTTGGTAACTGCTTTTGAAAAtcgttctaaaaaatagtttttaagaacaatttttgaaaactattttttttttttttatgttttttagaacaaaagtttattttggaACTTGAAATgtatttaacctattttttaatatttttaaaaataaatttatatttagtgttttatttttaatcattttatatgtttttataatttttttaaaatagctctaaaaaaatgaaaacaatttcaaacaattaaaaaaatgttatttaaaggcactataaattttgtttttaagaatgaaaaattaaaaataactttttgattgtgaaacatgtttttcttatattttattttggagaacaaaaaattgttttcgaaaacagttactAAACACAACCTTACCTTACAACTCTCTAGATGCAAGCTATATGGTAATGGCGTTTTGGGCACCATTCCTTACTTCAAGGGCTCTTTACTTCCATCTCCTGATTATCTTGAATTCATACAAGAGTATAAGTAATTAAAAGGTTTCATTTCTAATCAGCTTAAAATCTTTTAGGATATGtataaggctatgtttggtacgtggaaatgaatattttgtttttgttcctaattttttttatatgagaatgaatttgatgattttaattcttGCATTTTGATGcacttaaaaattaaaggataaaacgattatttgttttcattttaatgtttgattatgaaaggaaaatattgacaataatacCCTTATAcgtagtttaaaataatttttttttattttaataaaacattctttaagagttttttattctaaatatataataaaattaagaaaaataatatttacttcataaataaaaattaatcataaaaatctaaagaaaatttaaaggtaaaatggtaattttaaaatattagacatTATTCCCTATACCAATGGTATCAAAATACTCTTGTTGGGGATTgattaaaatctcatttatgagtaagatttcattcctaccaaaattatattttatttcattcctattgttattaaaattatccaaatataagataagataagatttcattcctaccaaaattattttttgtttcagtcctattgttattaaaattatccaaatataagaTGAGataagatttcattcctaccaaaattattttttatttcattcctattgttattaaaattatccaaatataagaTGAGATTCCCTTTCTGTGGGATGTAATAACATACGTGGATTCAACATCGGTAATTTAGGCGAGGTagtgatttcatttattttgaaaatattttcatggaATAATTGTAGAGGTTTTCCATAAGAAAactaattccctttctttgACTGATACAGAAATGGTGCTCCCCCATGACTAAAATGCTTCATACTATAAATACTAATTAAGGTTTGGTGCAATAGAATCAAGTACTTGGCACCACATCTATCAGACAAAATGCTTCACATTCTTGCCTTgttttccttcctcctcgtctCCTCCTCCCATGCGGCGCTCCAAGACTTCTGTGTGGCGGACTTCACAGCCCCACAAGGCCCTACAGGCTACTCCTGCAGGACGCCTGCTGAAGTAACAGCTGATGATTTCGTGTATTCAGGCCTGCGTGAGCCTGGTAACACCTCAAGCATCTTCAATGCCTCCTTCAACTCAGCATCTGTTCATAAGTTCCCAGTCTTGAATGGCCTTGGTGTCTCCGTGGCACGAGCAGACGTAGCCCCTGGCGGTGTGCTTCCACTGCACACTCACCCCGGCGCTACAGAGGTAATTCTTGTAGCCAGGGGCGCTGTCACTGCTGGTTTAATTTCTTCGGATAATACCGTCTACGTGAAGACAGTCGAAGAGGGGGATATCATGGTTTTCCCTCAAGGGTTGCTGCATTTCCTGGTGAATACTGGTGGGACAGAGGCACTTATTTGGGTTAGCTTCAGTAGCCCGAGCCCTGGCCTCCAAGTCCTTAACACTGCGCTGTTTGGCAATAACTTGGATTCTGACTTGCTAGAGAAGATCACTCTTCTTGGTGATGATGAAGTGCAGAGACTCAAGGGTATTTTTGGTGGTTCTGGGTAATTCAGCTTGGCAAGAACTAGTTAATTTCTTGTCACCCTCCTATTAAGTATGTAATCACTTTAACTAGTCTTTCAAGCTATTGATTCTTTGGATCAATGGCATGTGTGGAGATCTATATTTGGTTTTCCAGTGTGAGATTAATTACCTTGAAATAATGTTCGCATATTGCTTTGCAACATCAAATGTGGACCATAAGTCTTACccgtttttcttcttttatatatgcTAGTGGGGTGTCACCGTGCAAAGCACGTGGGTGTATGTGAGTAGTGATGTTAATGTGTAGGCTCTACGTCTAAGTATTTAATCATATGCTAAAAAAGCTTGAAATCCCACAAGTGGCAAGATTACTTTTGTAAAACCTAGATAAAGctacttttttaaataatcatccTCAAAGTAAACTCTTAATTGTACTACTTCATGCTAACAAATgctattaattaaaataatatataaaataacataatatgccaataattcaatttaaaatatgatattaatcacaatgtttataataaatatatagaatatgttatccaataatatttcattatattaataaaaaatttaattttttatggtaattttagatatataaaataccaatattttaatgtttaaaaattaattttaattattaggtagtgtttggtttgaaaagcatttttttacttttcattttatattttctttttccattttttaaaatacatttgactaagaaaagtgaaaactgtttttaaaaaataaaaaaataataaaaattgtaaaatcttGTGTGGTTTTAAGCCTTTATTGAGCTAAACGCTTATGGAAAAAATCTGAGCAAGattgtatataatttatatacaatGTTATAAGATCTATCATTATAATGAATGATATTGATTCttctataatataaataatgtgatattatatattattttctaatttttattttattttttactttaaaatattttaataaaatattctaatatattataatcaatcaactaaattattttaatataaaaatatattcatttataataatctaatctaataaataaataaaatatttataaggtatataatatttgttttcaaacatatgtaaaataatgtttttttttttatattagtatttctttcatatcaaacaaaattttatttcttatacatCCCCACCAAGTCTtgtattctattttattattttattggtttcaacctttttgaataatttaaattaaatttggaagttatatatatatatatatatagatttattattatttgttgcaTCCTTGTTCATCACCTTAATTTTTtcgagaaaaaaagaagaaggaaataatgttaattatttcttaatatattaGATGAGATAATTTACATTAATTATaggatttttcaaaatatgtttgttattaaaaaaaaataatttgcagaaaaattatttcctttaaatattacaataattaaaataattatggcCCCTGCAATTTGCTCAATGCGTTCTCACTCGATGGTGAAacttgcttttttatttatttggtgaaaatttgatttttagaaaa
Above is a genomic segment from Vitis riparia cultivar Riparia Gloire de Montpellier isolate 1030 chromosome 7, EGFV_Vit.rip_1.0, whole genome shotgun sequence containing:
- the LOC117919354 gene encoding auxin-binding protein ABP19a-like, coding for MLHILALFSFLLVSSSHAALQDFCVADFTAPQGPTGYSCRTPAEVTADDFVYSGLREPGNTSSIFNASFNSASVHKFPVLNGLGVSVARADVAPGGVLPLHTHPGATEVILVARGAVTAGLISSDNTVYVKTVEEGDIMVFPQGLLHFLVNTGGTEALIWVSFSSPSPGLQVLNTALFGNNLDSDLLEKITLLGDDEVQRLKGIFGGSG